The following are from one region of the Lepeophtheirus salmonis chromosome 8, UVic_Lsal_1.4, whole genome shotgun sequence genome:
- the LOC121123132 gene encoding uncharacterized protein — MCDANELLEIQNLKEKLSSLKSSLASEEFTESSYDSDIISITDTGDLCAEVKGLMEDLKSFRVEFSAMKKERSLYKVILGVQEENLALNSELKLLQTKKSNPTITSSEYLDTVDRLENEKSSLNNQLDFYKEKEVNRDKIFIEVENKIFDLENTLKSSKLENQTLKEKLTSFTMNKSTRSDITNGDAEKQKAKLIHNRRFTITEYEQRKVIRIAHLNLRYQCDVIFDCQASISISGPFILDILKNFKATPAPYNYYKFANGTQCKCLGYINVDLYDSSLDIKYCEAQIYIFKEANVTILNRLHWKACKCPNSLNPNQL; from the coding sequence ATGTGTGATGCCAATGAGTTGCTGGAAATACAGAATTTGAAAGAGAAACTAAGTTCTTTAAAATCTTCATTAGCTAGTGAGGAATTTACGGAGTCCTCTTATGATTCAGATATAATAAGTATTACCGATACAGGGGATCTTTGTGCAGAAGTGAAGGGGCTCATGGAGGATTTAAAATCCTTTCGTGTGGAGTTTAGTGCTATGAAAAAAGAAAGGTCCTTATATAAGGTGATCCTAGGAGTTCAAGAGGAAAATTTAGCCTTAAACTCTGAACTGAAGCTTCTACAAACTAAGAAATCAAATCCAACAATTACTTCGAGTGAGTATTTAGATACCGTGGATAgattggaaaatgaaaaatcatctCTCAATAATCAATTAGACTTTTATAAGGAGAAAGAAGTGAATagagataaaatttttattgaagtggagaataaaatttttgatctagaaaatacattgaaatcctcaaaattagaaaatcagACTTTAAAAGAAAAGCTGACATCTTTTACAATGAATAAAAGCACAAGGTCCGACATAACGAATGGCGATGCAGAAAAGCAGAAGGCCAAATTGATCCATAATAGAAGGTTTACAATAACGGAGTATGAACAAAGAAAAGTAATTAGAATTGCTCATTTGAATTTAAGATATCAATgtgatgttatttttgattgtCAAGCCTCTATATCCATCTCCGGACCATTTATcttggatattttgaaaaattttaaagcaaCACCAGCTCCTTATAACTATTACAAATTTGCTAATGGGACTCAATGCAAATGTCTTGGGTATATTAATGTGGATTTATATGACTCTTCCTTGGATATAAAGTATTGTGAGGCacagatatatatattcaaagagGCTAATGTGACCATTCTTAACAGACTGCATTGGAAAGCATGCAAATGCCCTAATTCTTTAAATCCAAATCAGTTATAA